A window of the Zeugodacus cucurbitae isolate PBARC_wt_2022May chromosome 4, idZeuCucr1.2, whole genome shotgun sequence genome harbors these coding sequences:
- the LOC105220941 gene encoding uncharacterized protein LOC105220941 has translation MANQCVLIFICLCSIALVAALPLQDDSPLQVPQEVQATVLSRHARSPDGSVGVDVNQDGASAHYNQNIYSSDDGNFKVDAQAQATHDFHSNDNSFGGSISGSYSW, from the coding sequence atggcaaatcaGTGTGTTTTAATCTTCATTTGCTTGTGCAGCATTGCGCTGGTCGCTGCATTGCCACTACAAGACGACTCGCCACTACAAGTGCCACAAGAAGTACAAGCAACGGTGCTCAGCCGCCATGCGCGCTCACCTGATGGCAGCGTTGGTGTCGATGTGAATCAGGATGGCGCTTCTGCACACTACAATCAAAACATCTACAGCAGCGATGATGGCAACTTCAAAGTGGACGCACAAGCACAAGCCACGCACGATTTTCATAGCAATGACAACTCCTTTGGCGGTTCAATCTCTGGCTCATACAGTTggtaa